ccagagttttgttctCTCATGTTTTTTATACTCCTGGTGAAACTTGTTGAAAGATGAAAGACTTGTCATAAAGGCATTGAAATACCTGCAGTTTCATActataaaatgttataaaagacATTGAGGTAAGGAAACAAGTGAACAACAAGTCCATATCAAATAAAGCGTTCCATTGTAATAGTGACGCTGATACCATAAACCAGTTACCAATTACTGTGAGTATGCCAAAGTATTATCAACTCGGAACCAGATGGTAATCATGAGACTAAAGTTGCTACTAAATGTAAACCATAAATTTTGAAGTATTTTTCACTGGAGATTCTTCCTtttgtttctctgttttaaCTGCATCTTGATTAACGAggtattctcaaaggaaaccaCTCTCCAACCTCATTTAGTGTTTAAAGGAGGTTAGAATTTTGTTGATATCCTGTTTCTTCATGAATCTTGTGATTATTATGTTAATTGTTGGAGGCATATACTGAGAATAGTTTTTTGGTCTTTTCAGGTGGGATGATGATATGGTATTCAAGAATCAGACTCGTGGCGAAAATGAAAGCCACCTAAGCGCTTCATCAATGATACAATAATAAGGAGTGACTTCcacattttgaccaaaaaaaaaaaaaaggaatgactTCCATAGATACATCAAGTGATTGAACATATTAGGTTATGGAATTGCTTGACTTGTATTATATCGTAATAGGTACATATATATCAGAGTACATAGAGTAATAAGGAAAGCTAATATACAGCACTAAAGAGAGAGCCGTTAGTGCATAATCTTAGTATGTCTAATATATACTTTCTATATCTTCACACACCCCCACAAGACGGACGGCCGGTAGAGAGTCCGATCTTGAGCATTAGTGTCTCAAATGCAGGCCGAGAGAGAGGTTTAGTGAGAACATCGGCAAGTTGATCATGAGTGGAGACATGTGAGACTCGAAGTTGGCCTGCCTGTATGTATTGTCTCACAAAGTGATAATCCAGTGCCAAGTGCTTCATGCGTGAGTGGAAGACCGGGTTGGCCGCTAAGTACGTGGCACCAATATTATCACAGTAGATGACCGGTGTGGTAGGAGACTTGATGCCAAGTTCAGTTAGGAGTGACGTGACCCAACAAACTTCGGCGGTTGTAGAGGCTAAAGAGCGATATTCTGCCTCGGTGGATGAGCGGGAGACTCCACTCTGTTTCTTGGAGGACCAGGCTATGGGATTACGGCCAATGTAGACAATGTATGCACCAGTTGAGGTATAATCATCTTTGTTGCCTGCCCAGTCCGCGTCTGTAAAGGCATGAAGGGATGGACTGTTGTTTGCGTGAAGCATGATGCCTTTGGTCATTGTACCAGATAGATATCTCAGTATTCTCTTGACTGCGTTCCAGTGTTCGTCGGTTGGTTTGTGCATGTATTGAGACATCTTGTTCACCGGAAAGGAGATGTCCGGTCTGGTGAGAGAAAGATATTGAAGACTGCCTACAACAGCTCGATACTCTGTGGGATCAGCAAGGGGAGTTCCAGAGAAGAGAGTGATTGGTGTAGTGGCGCACATTGGGGTCGCAACGGGTCTGCAGGTTTCCATATGTGTCCTATGAAGTAAATCTGCAATGTAGCGAGTTTGAGTTAGTAGCATGCCTTTAGAAGATCGCATTACTTCTATACCAAGAAAGAAAGACAGATCATCTAGATCCTTAAGTGAGAATCGTTGAGAAAGTGAGGCAATGAACTGAGACATATGAGAAGTACTATTTCCGGTTACtatcaaatcatcaacataaacaAGCATGTAAAGAAAAACTCCCTGTTTTCGGTATATGAATAATGATGCATCAGCCAAGGAATTGGTAAATCCCGCCTGAAGAAGAAACTGTTTGAGTTcattgtaccaagctcttggggCTTGTTTCAGACCGTAGATGGCTTTGCGAAGCCTGCAGACTGCATTGGGGTTGTCTTTGTCGATGAACCCTGGTGGTTGCACCATGTAGACTTTATCTTTGAGTGTGCCTTGGAGGAAGGCGTTGTTCACATCAAGTTGGCGAATGGGCCAGTTTGCGGAGACTGCAGTGCTCAAGACAATACGAATGGTGGCTGGTTTGACTACCGGACTGAAGGTTTCATGGTAGTCGATGCCTGGTTTTTGTGTAAAACCTTTCGCAACTAgtcgagctttgtatctcgcAATCGTCCCATCCGGATTCCTCTTGATGGTGAATATCCATTTGCAACCTACAACATTAAACTGAGAATCATCAGTCAAGTTCTCTAGATCCCAAGAATGATTACCCATTTGAGCATTATATTCATCAGTCATGGCTTTTCGCCAGTGGGGACTCTTTAGAGCTTGAGCAACTGTTGTAGGAGGCGTTTCAGTTGTTTGAACAACTTTTGCGTGAAGGTTAAGCTTTTGAACTGGTTTTCGTTGTCGTGTGCTCTGTCTGGTCGGAGCAGGAGGATTAGTCGGCTGAGGTTGCGGTGGTTCTGATGGCGCCTGATTCACTGGAGCTGAAGCAGAGGAAGTAGTTGTAGGAGTAGGCATGGCATCAGATGGCACTGGCGCGGGCTCAGGTGAAGGCGGTTGTGCCTGCGGTGTTGAAACTGAACCTGCAGGATTAGTATGTATAGACACAAGCTTGGCAGGAGTGTAAGTCGAAGTTTCCATATCATCAGCACTATCAGATTCTAGATGCGTAGgtaaagaaaatggaaaaacaTGTTCATGGAAAACTACATGTCTAGACGTATAAATCCGAGATGTTGATCTATCTAAACAAAAGTACGCACTTTGCGTGATGGAGTAGCCTAGAAAGACACAGGGTGTTGATTTGGCATCTAACTTATGAGAGACATAAGGTCGAATCCAAggaaaacacaaacacccaaatactcgaagtttttgaaaatttggaCTATGACCATGAAGAGTTTGAAAaggatttttaaaatctaaagtcGCTGATGGCATTCTATTAATTAAGTAGACAGCCGTTGCAAACGCGTATGTCCAATAGGACCGTGGCATTGATGCATGAGACAGGAGGGCAAGTCCTGTTTCAACAATATGTCGATGACGACGTTCTGCGATGCCATTATGTTCGGGCGTATGCAGTGGACTTGTCATATGAGAAATACCATGCTGTGCTAAAAAATCTCGCAGTCCAATATATTCACCCCCATTATCAGTGTATAAGGTTCTTAGCTTGGTTTGAAATCGATTTTCAACCAATGCTTTAAACCGAGTGAACACGTCAAAAACTtgcgattttaattttaaaggaTACAGCCATGTGTATCGAGTGTAATGATCGACAAAAATAACATAGTATTTGAAACCATCGACTGAAATAATAGGTGATGTCCAAACATCTGAAAATACTACTTCTAGAGGTTGAGAAGATCGAAGAGTAGAATTTTGAAAAGGTAACTTATGCATTTTATTAATCGAGCAAGCATTGCATGGCTGAGCCATTAAAGCGTTTGAAACAAGAGGTAACTGAAATTGAGAAACTACTTTTTGAAGAATTGTAAAAGCTGGATGTCCCAAACGGGAATGCCAATCCGACAAAGTTGTCTTCACGGCAGATGCAAATGCAAGAGAAGGTTTCGATGTTGAGGAGTGTGGCCACTGGTACGTGCCATCTCTAGGTTTCCCTTCGAGACGAAGTGTCCCGGTTTCCAGGTCCCTCACCTGAAAATAAGTTGGTGTAAAAGTAACCGCAACTCCATTAGCAGTACATAATTGAAAAACAGAGATAAGGTTCTTTTCAAGAGCAGGGACACATAAgactttatttaaaaaaaaaggtctaGTATAAGAGGGTAGAGAGAGGGAACCAGAGTGAGAGATGTTGAGACCAGAACCATCTCCGAGGAGAACACCATCACCACCACTATACGGATTGTGTAGTGACAGATTTGCCAAGTCGGAGGTCATATGGTGGGATGCCCCGGAGTCAAGTAACCATGTGGAGGAATCTGACATCATTGCGGGGTTAGCAGTAGGTGGCCACTGTTGAAACGGAGAGACATTGTTCCAAGGACCATGATTCCTCTGTTGAGATGGCGCTTGTTGATTTGATGAAGCACCAGGGATGATACGGAACGCAGGACAGTTACGAGCACTGTGACCTTGTGTGTTACAGGCTTGACATCGGCCTAGATAGGGCTTTGAGAAGCGTTGCtgactgttgttgttgttgtagcgATGCTGGTTGTTGtgattgttgttattgttgttgcgCCTCCAGTTCTGATTGTTGTTTTGAGTGTAGCGTGTGTCCGTAGCATGAGCAACGATCGGTGTGACCGGAGCTGCTTCAGTTGACATGATGATAGCTTCACGATTAAGCAAGCGCTCATGAAGTTCTGCATAGGAGATGGCTGTATCACGGCCATGGATAGCGTCAACTTCTGGTTTGAAATCGTCACTAAGACCAGCAAGTATTCTTTCAATGAGATCCTCATGATCCATCGGTTTACCCAAGAGAGCCAAATCATCAGCTTTCGACTTGATGAGACGAAGATACTCCGTGATTGTCTTGGTACCCTTGACACATCGCTCGATCTGTAGTTTGAGTTGCCTGATATGTCCACGAGAGGCATTGCCAAAGGTTGTAGCAAGCGTGGTCCAGACTTCTTTGGTCGTGTTAGCACTGGACACAACAGACTGAACAGCCAGAGAGATGGAGCCGATAATGGAGCTGTAAAGGAGACGATCTTGACGACGCCATGGAGCAAACGCCGGATTTGGAGATGAGACACCGTTGAGGATGATCGTTTCCGGTGGAGCAGTGTTGGTGTCTTCGATGAAGTGTTGGAGCTCGTGTCCGTCAAGCAGAGCTCTGACCTGTCGACTCCACATCACGTAATTCACATTGGTAAGCTTGGTAACACTTGACATGTTAACCGAGAGTAAAGTACTTTGGGGATCTTGTGTGTTGAACACAGAGGTTCTTTCTGCAGTTGATTCAGACATGATgttgagagaaagagagaatcaggatgaagaagagaagagaggagaagagacggcgaaaaaaaaaaaatggagcctatagctctgataccatattaggtTATGGAATTGCTTGACTTGTATTATATCGTAATAGGTACATATATATCAGAGTACATAGAGTAATAAGGAAAGCTAATATACAGCACTAAAGAGAGAGCCGTTAGTGCATAATCTTAGTATGTCTAATATATACTTTCTATATCTTCACAGAACATGAGTACTATATGTGGCTACTTGTCTGTATGATGAATGATCTAAGGCTTTTTATTCTGTGTGGGATTTATAATTATCTCTTGTACCAATACAGAAGCAAACCAACAACTGTTTTTATGCTTTATATCAAAAGCTCTTATGCACTTTAACTTCAATGATATTTCTCAAATTCCTAACCAAGCTCTCCTTTTTTCATCACTGGCACCTTTGACACTAACCAAAATTGGAAATACCCTGATTGATTTGGTTCTGAtctctgtatatatatatatatatttatgccACCATATCACAGTGTACTTGCATACGTAGTACACGGTCACACAGTAAGTTTCTCACTATTGAATTGTTAGTACCATTTTATCTCAACATAATGTTGAAGAAAAGATTCGATTGAAGTGAATGAAAACATGGGGAACTAAAGTTGAAACTGCAACAACACAGAGAGTAGAGTTGTTGCCAGAGAAATCGAACACTAGTCACGTAAGATTGTTGCTACCACATGATTCTTGCTCCTCCAACGAACAACAACCTCTCCTCACAGTCACATACTTCTCAAAGCTGGGTTCCACCAAATCCGCTTTCTTCACAGTAGATCCGAATCTAAACTGGTTCAAATCAGAGCTGGTGGAGTTAAGATCCGCCACTGCTTCAACAATGGAGCAAGCTTTAGTAACACAAGACGGAAGACGACTAAACGGatcctcctcctcatcatcatTACTACTCTTCCCATGGAAATCCTTAATGTCTTTCAGCAACAGCGCCGTGTAACTGCTCTTGTCTTCTTGGCTTGATTGCAACAACAATGTCTCTGGACTGAAATCGAAGTCCCTTGATCTCCTCAACGACCTGCTTCTGCTTATCACTTGTGGTTTCTTATCTgcatttatcttcttcttgtctCCTTTTGTCGCGTTCTGATCGATTTCTCCCAGTGGCTTTCTCCGAGGTTGAACATTACTCATCGCAGCGGTTCTGCAAGCTTCTCCGATGCTTCTCTTAACAGTGACTCGTTTACTCGAGGGGTCCGTCGCGGGAACTGTAACAAACTTAATGTTGCTCGAAATTACTAAACTGCCACTAGGGTTTGTGGCCTGCTCCGATCGTTTTGCGGGAGACCTGCTCGCCCGTCTGCTTCCACCGGCGCCGCCgcctctttctctttctctgctCGGAGTTCGTCTTCGCCTCTCGCGGGGCGAACCGTTCGCTCTCTCTACTCTTCCACGGTCACGATTCCTTTGAGGCGTCTTCCTTCTCTCATCCTCCACatctccgccgccgccgcctcCATGTGTCCTCTCGTTCTGGTCAAAATCGAAGCTTCTCTTTGAGCCAGAGTATCTTCTTGTTGAGTTGCTCCGACTTAGCTTCCCGCATTGTATCAGTATCGCATCGACTTCTTCCTTCGTACAGCTTGAGGTCCTCACCACTGGTTTCTCCACCGCTACAGAAGCTGAAACATCCTTAATTGTagcattttcttcttctttctctaccTTCTCGGATATAATTAGTTTGGCTTCTTCCACTCCTGGATAAGGACTCTCCTGAATCTCAATCGCCGGTTTAACCGGCAGCTCAATCACCGGTTTAGTGGGTTTATTAACATCGGGTTTGACTGGATCTGGAGATTTAACATCACCACTGGAGAGAGGGATCGGAGAAGGTTTCTTGCTGAGACAACAACCCATTTGCTATAAAGATGAGTCTGAACCCCAGTGTGAGTGATTCAGAATCAAacttgaatttaatttattttgatgaGAAAAATGGAACAGTGAGAAGAgtagtttttttgaaaatttcccAACGTAGATGCAATGGAGCCGTTAGACATAGGAAAGAGAAATCACTGCAGTCAATGTCGTATTGCCTCTGACTCTTTTATTCCCTTTTTCAAATTAGAAtgcttttcttcatttttttaaacaagTTTTGATATTGTGGTTTCCAATTCCAACGGCTATTTACATACATGTTCTATGGGTTTTGTTGTTAGGTAATGAAAACAAACTAGGGTATTGA
The sequence above is drawn from the Brassica napus cultivar Da-Ae chromosome A8, Da-Ae, whole genome shotgun sequence genome and encodes:
- the LOC106450253 gene encoding uncharacterized protein At1g65710-like, with the protein product MGCCLSKKPSPIPLSSGDVKSPDPVKPDVNKPTKPVIELPVKPAIEIQESPYPGVEEAKLIISEKVEKEEENATIKDVSASVAVEKPVVRTSSCTKEEVDAILIQCGKLSRSNSTRRYSGSKRSFDFDQNERTHGGGGGGDVEDERRKTPQRNRDRGRVERANGSPRERRRRTPSRERERGGGAGGSRRASRSPAKRSEQATNPSGSLVISSNIKFVTVPATDPSSKRVTVKRSIGEACRTAAMSNVQPRRKPLGEIDQNATKGDKKKINADKKPQVISRSRSLRRSRDFDFSPETLLLQSSQEDKSSYTALLLKDIKDFHGKSSNDDEEEDPFSRLPSCVTKACSIVEAVADLNSTSSDLNQFRFGSTVKKADLVEPSFEKYVTVRRGCCSLEEQESCGSNNLT